DNA from Pseudoalteromonas sp. MEBiC 03607:
AATTCTTTATCGTCTCGGCGAAGGCCTTTTTCAAGTACTAAAACCCGGTTACCTTTTTCGCTTAGGCGTAGCGCACTCACTGAGCCACCAAACCCAGAGCCTATAATTATTTGGTCAAAATCAAATGTGTCTTGCTTCATGGTCATCGCTTGTTGATATTTATTATTATAATTAACTCGTTACAAAATACGCTGTAAATTAGCTGCTTATCTATTGTGATTTGGGATGTACTTATTAGTAATATAGAAGCTTGTCGGTTGTTTGTCTTAGAACAAGTAATAAAGAAACGCAATTTATCAATTATTTTAGTGCTCAGCAGCGCTTACTCGCTATATGTTAAGCCATCTAATTAAATAGTTTGTCATGCTTTGTACGCCGTTAATCTAAATAAACCGAATCATAACAAAGCTATAAATTTCAATTGCATGCTAGCAAAATTCTGTTGTCGAACAGGGCATTTTCAATAAATTACTTAAAAATAATGCTTTACTCCTTTTTTGGGCTGTAAAATTAGTTAAATAGTCTAAACTATTAGCAAACCTACAATAAAAACAGGACATTTCGATGCGGCAGTTAGCATTAGCGAAAAAGTTATTATGGCTCACAGTAGGCAGTATTTTTATTACTGTGTTTGTTTTATCGAGTGTTTTATGGTGGCAGTTGTCAAACAGCAACCAGCAGTTAGCTGCACAATCAGAAAAGCTGATTGTTGCTGAAGTTGAAGACAAACTAGCCTCCAATGCTGCCGCATATGGTGAACAAGTTGCTGGATTTATTAACGAAGCATATCGAGTGCCTTATTCATTTGCCGCAATCTTAGGTGATCATGATGCAGCAAGTACTTTAACTCGCGATGCGGTGGTTGAGTTGAATCGCTCACTACTTAAAAAAAATACCATTCTTTCATCTATTTATTCGCAGTTTGAAGCAAATGCGTTTGATGGCCGTGATGCTAATTTTATTAGTGGTTATGATCACTCTGTGGCGGGTGTTGGTACTTTAGAAATCTATTTCACACGCAATCGAGATGGCGCCATTGAGCAACAAGTCGTAGATGATGCGGCTGAAAAATATGTCGATACACTTAATGAATTTGGTCAGCGAGAAGCTGAGTGGTACCTGTGTGTAAAAGACACCAAAGTACCCTGCATAATGGAACCTTACCTATACGAAATCACCCCAGGGTATTCAGAAATGATGACCTCTTTAACTGTGCCAATTCTTCGTGATAATGAATTTATTGGTGTTGCTGGTGTTGATTTAACTTTGCCTGTATTTCAAAGCATGACCGAAAAATTGTCAAAAGAGCTATATAATGGTAAAGCCCGAGTCACCTTATTAAGCTCACTTGATTTAGTGGTTGGTAGTAGCCATTACAAAGATAAGCTAGGCAGACCGCTAAAAGAGGCAGTGGCTAAAAGCACTTTAGACAATTACGTTAAAGCTAAAAATCAAAGTGGTGTATTTAAAGTCGGTGATGAATATTTAGTTAATTACCCAATCACCATTAAGCTTGCTAAAACCCAGTGGAACTTATTGATTCAAGTACCAGCTGAGCTTGCTCTTGAGGGCCCTCATGCGCTGGCAAATAGCATGAGTGAAAACGCCAATACGTTAGGCGGCTTAATCTTGGTGACGGGTATTATTATTGCTGGTGCAGCCTTTGTTATCATGACCTTAGTGATCCGCACCATCGTGGCACCATTACAACAAATTCAACAGCGTGTTGATAACCTTGCTAGTGCTGAAGGCGACCTAACCCAAACCCTGCATGTTGATACCCATGCTGAATTAATAGCACTAGCAACAGGTTTTAATGCGTTTCTTGCTAAATTGCGTGACTTAATTGGTGAGCTTAAAAATGTATCGACGCAAACCAAGGAGCAAGCCCACATGGCAACCAGTGTTGCTGTTGATACTAAACATAATGTACAAGCGCAATTTCAAGAAATTGAAAGCGTGGTGACCGCAATGAACGAAATGAGTGCAACAGCACTTGAGGTTGCAAGGGCTTCTGAACAATCGGCGCAACAAGCTGACGAAATAAATAGTTTAGTGGTTAGTAGTGAAAAAAGTTTGTCTTCAGCTGTAACACAAGTTAAGACTATGTCAGATGAAATAAAAGAAGCAAACAAAGCGGTCGAAAAGGTTGCAGCGCGCAGTAATGACATAACTCAGATATTAGATGTGATCAGAACCATAGCAGAGCAAACCAATTTGCTTGCCCTCAATGCTGCTATAGAAGCTGCAAGAGCTGGTGAGCAAGGACGTGGATTTGCCGTGGTCGCCGACGAAGTTCGTGCGCTTGCTTCAAAAACACGTTCATCAACCGATGACATCAGCGGTCTAATCGACAGCTTACAGCTTGAAGTAGGCAACGCTTCTAAAGTGATTGAACAAGGTGTTGTGCGTGCACAAACCGCGGTAGATGAAACCTCCGTTGCCTTTGATGCGCTTCATGAGGTGGTTGTTAAGGTGGACGAAATTACGCAACAAATTACCCATATTGCAACAGCCGCTGAAGAGCAAAGCTCTGTAACCGAAGAGATTAATAGGAATCTTACTTTAATCTCAGATGCTGCATCGCAATTAGCAGAGTTATCAACGCAGGCTGGAGACGGCAGTCAAACGCTTAATGCCCTTGTTGCACAGCAAGATGATGAGCTGAATAAATTAAAGACGAAATAGCTTTAAGCTGCTAGTTGCAAGAGTGAAGGGGCTAGTTACGAGGTGCTAGGTACGAGATAAAACGCGATGTGAAATCGATGTTACCTACTCGCACCTCGCATCTCTAGACCTTGTTT
Protein-coding regions in this window:
- a CDS encoding methyl-accepting chemotaxis protein codes for the protein MRQLALAKKLLWLTVGSIFITVFVLSSVLWWQLSNSNQQLAAQSEKLIVAEVEDKLASNAAAYGEQVAGFINEAYRVPYSFAAILGDHDAASTLTRDAVVELNRSLLKKNTILSSIYSQFEANAFDGRDANFISGYDHSVAGVGTLEIYFTRNRDGAIEQQVVDDAAEKYVDTLNEFGQREAEWYLCVKDTKVPCIMEPYLYEITPGYSEMMTSLTVPILRDNEFIGVAGVDLTLPVFQSMTEKLSKELYNGKARVTLLSSLDLVVGSSHYKDKLGRPLKEAVAKSTLDNYVKAKNQSGVFKVGDEYLVNYPITIKLAKTQWNLLIQVPAELALEGPHALANSMSENANTLGGLILVTGIIIAGAAFVIMTLVIRTIVAPLQQIQQRVDNLASAEGDLTQTLHVDTHAELIALATGFNAFLAKLRDLIGELKNVSTQTKEQAHMATSVAVDTKHNVQAQFQEIESVVTAMNEMSATALEVARASEQSAQQADEINSLVVSSEKSLSSAVTQVKTMSDEIKEANKAVEKVAARSNDITQILDVIRTIAEQTNLLALNAAIEAARAGEQGRGFAVVADEVRALASKTRSSTDDISGLIDSLQLEVGNASKVIEQGVVRAQTAVDETSVAFDALHEVVVKVDEITQQITHIATAAEEQSSVTEEINRNLTLISDAASQLAELSTQAGDGSQTLNALVAQQDDELNKLKTK